A segment of the Halococcus agarilyticus genome:
CGCCGCTCCGGCACCGACGACGCCGCCGAACTCCCGGTGGCCGACGTGATGCGCGAGTCGATCACGACCGTGGCTCCCGACGCGACGCTCGACGCGGTCGATACCCACCTCGATCACCACGACGCGGTCATCGTGGTCGAGAGCGGCCGGATGGCGGGGATCATCACCGAGGCCGACGTGGCCGCTCACCTCTCCTGAGACACCCACATTTCCGAGGAGGGGTATCCTCGCGCTTGCTGCGCTCGCGCTGCGGGTACCCCTCCCCGCAAAAATCTGGACTAAAAACACCCGCTCGCTCGGCCATCGGCCTCGCTCGCGGTACGGTCGCTTACACCAACTACAACCGCAAAGCGGGCCTCGCCCTCGATCCACCGAGGAACCGCACCGCAACCACACAGCACCGCCGAAGCCCTCACCGCGCGCTCCCTGCGGTCGCTACTCACTCGGCCTTCGGCCTCGTTCGCGCGGCTCGCCCTTCATCCGCCAGGAGAGCAACGCTCTCCTGAGCCTCGGCTCACTTCGTTCGCCGAGACGCCAGGCCCGCGCCGCTCCGCACCGCTACCGCCCAACGCGGCGTACCGAGTCCTACGCTTCCTCGTCTTCCGGATCGTGTTCGATGGTCTCGACGATGTCGAGCGGCACGTCACGGAGCGCGCCGCCGACCTCGCTTTTGGCGATCCGCTGGGCGTGCTCGCGGCCGTCGGCGTTGAAGATCTCGATTTCGAGGACGAGGCCCACGATCGCGGTCCCGGCGGCGACGAACGCCGAGTCGAACGGCTCGCCGCAGGCCGGACAGCCGGTCGCGCCGACGTCGACCTCGACGTAGGACTTGTCGCGCTCGTTGAGTCGCTTGCCGGCCTCGCTGACCGCGACCCCGATCGCGTCGTCGACGTCCTCCACGTCCCGAACCAACCACGCCGCCTCCAGCGCCACGAGATAGTCGCTCATACCTCGCGTGCGTCCCGCGGCGTGACGTGCCTTGTGGTTCCACCGCCGGACGCGACACCCTCACGTGTGGCGTGTCGACCCATTCCATACCCAGTGCGGACCCGATCGGTGGCCCCGAGGACGACCGCTCCGGCGCGCACGTGAGCGCGATGCTCCGCATAAGTTATCGTGACGACAGCGGTGATCTACCGAGGTAATCCGGGTCGCGACAGCGAAAACCGTCTCTGGTTGTGGTAGAAGACAAGTACCGTTGAATCGACAGACGGCAGCGGTGTCTTCCGATCCACCGGCGTGTGACGACTCGAAACGGTTATATAGGTCTCCGTCGCCCCGTCGGGTGACGCCATGATCGAACGGCTGCGCCGCACGACCCTGTTCGCCGCGTACCAGACCGCCCTCGCGCTCGGCATCGTCACCTTCCCGCTCGCGCTGCTCACCGAGCGAGTCGGACTGTCCCTCCCGATCGACACGCTCGTCGAGCGGCTCGGCGAGGCCCACGAACGCGCGACCGACACGTAGCTCCGATCGCCGATTCGTTTCGAGTCGGCAATCCGTCCGTGAAAGACTGGCTTTATCAGCGTCCGGGCCGAACGCGGCGTATGCCTCAGCTTCCCGACGGCCAGGAGCTCTCTCTGCCCGGTCAGCAGACGACTGATGGTATCTACGAGCCCGAACTCGGTTCGCTCCCCGAGCCCGATATGGACAAAGGGGAGATGACGAAGACCGGCACGACCACCGTCGGCCTCACGACGAGTGAGGGGGTCGTGCTCGCCACCGATCGCCGCGCGAGCCTCGGCAACATGGTGTCGAGCAAGCAGGCTCAGAAGATCGCGGAGATCCATCCCCGCGGCGCGCTCACCATCTCCGGTGCGGTCAGCGCGGCCCAGGCGCTCATCAGCAACCTCCGTGCGGAAGTCGACCTCTACGAGGCCCGTCGCGGCGAGGAGATGAGCATGCAGGCGCTCTCGACGCTCACCTCGAACTTCCTCCGTAGTGGAGCCTTCTTCATCGTCCACCCGATCCTCGGCGGTGTCGACGACGAGGGAAGTCACATCTACAGCATCGATCCCTCGGGCAGCGTCATGGAAGAGGATTACAACGCCACCGGCTCGGGCTCGCCGTTCGCCTACGGTGTCCTCGAACAGCAGTACGAGGAGGGCCTGAGCAACGACGAGGCCGAGACGGTCGCCGCACACGCGGTCAAGAGCGCGGTCGAGCGCGACACCGCCAGCGGCAACGGCATCATCGTCTCCACGATCACCGACGAGGGCGTGACGACCGACGAGTACGAGAGCATCGACCAGGTTCTCTAAGACCACTTTTTCACACGGGGCTCTCGGCTCGCTCCCCACGGTCGCTCGCCTCGGACCCCGTCCAAAACCCTGCCTTCGTGAGCGAAGCGAACGAAGTCAACCGAAACGCCTCCGGCGTTTCGTGATGCTGAAAACGCTTCGCGTTTTCAAGCAGCTCGGAAGACGCTTCGCGTCTTCCGGTGGACCAAAAACACCCGCTCGCTCGGCCATCGGCCTCGCTCGCGGTGAACCACGCTCGCTTCGCTCGCGTGGATGCTATCTCTCCGCGACTGCAAACCGCACAGCACCGCCGAAGCCCTCGAACGCGAGGTGCGAGCGAAGCGAGTACCTCGGAACAAGCGAGCGGGGAACAGCGCGACCCGCGAGCCGCAGAGCGGACCTCGCCCTTCATCCGCCGAGGCCCGCCACCGCAACCGCCCCAGCCGCCGACCGGCAGCGACGCGCCTTTGCCGTCCACCGTCGAACGTGCGTCCATGCGACGGATCGTCGCCGTTGCGGTGTGCTGCGTTCTCGTGGTCGGAGCGACGCCAGCGAGCGCCCACGGCCAGCACCTCTCGGCGGACGCACAGTACGCCGAGAACGGCACGGTCGTGATCGAGTCGCTGTTCACCGCGACCGGCGGCTTCCTCGTGCTCCACGCCGACGACGGGGGCGAGCCGGGCGCGCCGATCGGCCACGCACCGATCGAGTACGGCTACGAGACCGGACTCGCGGTGAACGTCAGCGACGACGCCTGGCGAGACTGGAACGGCTCGAAGACCGTCTGGGCGGTGCTCCACCTCGACGACGGTGACGGCGCGTTCGAACCGGCCGACGACGAGCCGGTACCGGCCTTCGGCGGCAACGCGAAACAGTCGTTCGTCGTCGGCAAGCGCGCGAGCGGTCAGGCGAGCGTCGTCGCGTCCGGGTTCGGTAGCCAGCCCACGAACGGCTCGGTGACGGTCGAGCGGGTCGCGCTCGGCCGCGACGGCGCGGTCGTCGTGCGCAGCGATCAGGATGGCGAACCGGGCGCAGTCGTCGGCCGCACCGCACTCGACGCCGGCGTCCACGAGAACGTCACCGTCGATCTCGATCCGTCGTACTACCGCGACCGGGACTCGCGCTTCGGGCTGTGGGCCACCGTCGCGGAGCGTGACTCGCCGATCGTCGTCGACGGCGCGCCCGTCGCCAGCGAGTTCACCGTTCGAAAGGCCGGCGACGAGCCCGGAGCCGGCGCGACGACGACCACGGCGACGAGCGCCCGGCCCACGAGTGGGGCGAGCGACGCATCGGCGACCGAGGGGTCGGGCTTCGGTCTCGTGGCTGGCGTGCTCGCGGTCGCCGCGGTCGCGGTCCTCGCATCGGCTCGCAGGCGACGGCGGTAAATCGGCCACCAGGCGGGTTCGACGCCCGTACCAGAACGGGCTTTTGGCTGTAGACCGTAGTTCGGCCGATGCCGCCCAGCCTCGATCGTGACCTGTCGAGACGTGAGTTCGGCAAGGCCGCCGTCGCGCTCGGCGGGGCGAGTGCGCTCGCGGCGTGTCTCGACCGCTTCGGCCAGGAAGAGCAAGAACCCGTCCCGAGCGGCGTCGCCAGTCTCGAACAGCTCCCGACGCGCCAGCACGCGTGGCGCGACCACATCCGGCTCGACGACCATGGAAATTCGCTCCTCCCGCGCCACCAGATCCTGCTCTATCTGAACCTCGATGCGGACGGTCCACCCGGTGCGGACGCCCGCAACACCGTTTCGGCGGCACTCTCGACGCTCGACGAGGCCTACGAGCGGAGTCACGAGGGACTCATCCACTCGATGGCGTACTCGCCGGCGTACTTCGATCGGTTCGAGTCGTCGCTGCCCGACGATCTCGACCTCCCGCCGCCACGCCGGCTCTCGGCGTTCGAACAGCCCGATCTCGACGATCAGGACGCCCTGCTCCACCTCGCGAGCGACCGCCCCGAGGTGGTTCTCGAAGCCGACGAGGCGCTCACCGGCGACCGCGAGACCGCGAACGGCGTGGCCGTCGACGCCAGCCTCACCGACGTCTTCTCGGTCGATGCGCGCCGGACGGGGTTCATCGGCGCGGGGATGCCCGCCGAGCGCCAGGGGAAACTCGAAGGCATCCCCGACTCCGGGCCGGTGCCCGAAAAATCGCCGCTGTTCATGGGCTTTCAGGCGGGCTTCCGGAAGAACCAGGCGAGCGAGGACTACGTCACCCTGAAAGACGGGCCGTTCGCGGGCGGCACCACCAAACACGTCTCGAACATCCGCCAGCGCCTCGACGACTGGTACGGCGAGCAGGACTTCGACGAGCGCGTGATGGAGATGTTCTCGCCGACGCACGCCGAGGAGGGTCTCGTCGAGGGCGTCGGCAACAGTCTGGGAGCCGACAACGGACTCACCTCCGCGATGATCGAGAACACCGACGAGGCGGCCCGCGAGTTCGGTCGCGTCGGCCACGCCCAGAAGAACGCACGCGCGAACCGCGATCCCGACGGCAACGTCCGACTGCTGCGCCGGCACTTCGAGTCGACCGACGACGACATCGCGAGCCTCCACTTCCCCACCCTTCAGCGCGGGATCGGCGAGTTCGAAGCGGTACGAGAAGCGATGAACGGTGCGGACCTCACCGAGCAGACACCGGCGGTCCGCCAGCGGGTCAACAACGGTATTCTGGAATACATCTTCGTCGAGCACCGTGGGAACTTCCTGGTGCCGCCGATGGATCTGCGCGTGCTGCCGACACCGACCGGAGCGAACCGCTGACCGACACGAGCGACGATTCCACATCGGTCAAATCGACTCCGAGTTCGACGCCGAGCGGGCTCAGTCAAGTTCGAGATCGCGAACGGCGACACCGGAACCGTCCTCGACGTGGCCGACCACGCGCCCGTCGGTCGCGTCGGCGAGACGCTGGGCGTCGTCGGGCGCGAGCGCCGCGACGAACCCCATCCCCATGTTGAACGTCCGGTACAGCTCCTCGCTTCCGACGTTGCCCGCATCCTCGACGAACTCGAAGACGTCCTGGACGGGGAGTGGATCGGTGATCTCGTAGCGGAACGCGCCCATTCGCGAGAGGTTCGTCCAGCCACCGCCGGTGACGTGGGCGGCGGCGTGGGCCGCGTGGTCGTGGAGCGGGTCGAGCAGATCGGCGTAGATCCGGGTGGGTTCGAGGAGTACCTCGCCGATCGTTCGGTCGGGATCGGACGGGAACGGATCGGTATACTCGCCAGCACGGGTGGCGGCCTCGCGCGCGAGCGTCAGCCCGTTCGAGTGGATCCCCGACGAGGGGAACCCCACGAGCGCGTCGCCGGCCTGGGCACCGTCGAAGAGGTCCGACTCCGCCGCGAGCCCGGCACACGTTCCCGCGATGTCGAGGCCCCGGATCACCTCGGGCATCACCGCGGTCTCGCCGCCGACGAGGGCGACATCCGCGCGCTCGGCTCCCGCAGCGAGGCCCTCGCCGATCGCGGCGGCGGTCGCGTCGTCCGGCTCGTCGACCGCGAGGTAGTCGACGAACGCCACCGGCTCGACCCCGGCGGCCACGAGGTCGTTCGCGTTCATCGCGATGCAGTCGATCCCGACCGTGGAGTACTCGTCCATCGCCTCGGCGACGAGGAGTTTGGTGCCGACACCGTCGGTCGCGAGCGCGAGATACCGGTCGCCGAGATCGACGAGACCGGCGTAGTCGCCCTCGATCTCCCCGTCCGCGTCGCTCCCCACTGCCCCGACGAGCGCCGCGGTCGCGGCCTCGCTCGCTTCGATGTCGACGCCCGTCTCGGCGTAGGTGAGCTCCTCGTCGGTGTCCGCTGGCGACTCGTCGGACTCCTCGGTCATGGCGGAAGCGGCGCGGAGCGTGGACAAAAGCCCACCGGTGGAACGATCGTGATACCGTTCGTCGAGCGATTCGCTTCCCCGGACGCTATCGAGGGTTTTGAGCGGTGGCGCGCGGGAGCGCGCCATCAGCGCGCGACTCGCGCGAGGGATGAGCGAGTGATGCGAACGAAGTGAGCGAACGAGTGAATCGGCTGGGGAGGGTGTGGCCTGCGGGCTCGGTTGTGACGAGATTCGTTCCGACCGTATCGGCTGTCCTCGCCGAACACTGTCGTGCTGGTGTCTCTTTTTGTCCGAACGAGTGGTCGATAGATGTGATGCAACTGCCGGCCGGTCACGACGTTTTCCCGTCCTGTCGATCGTGCTCGATGGGTTCGGGGTCACGCTCGTCGGGGTCGCCGTGACCGCCGCCGCCAGGCGTCCACACGATCACCGTGGTCCCTGCCGCGACCTCCCGCGTGGTCTTCGCCGACACTACCTCACCGTCGATCAGGTTCTCTCCACACGCACCGTCCTCGCCACCGGCGATTCCACGAGGAGCGACGCGGCGGCGTTCGGTGAGCAACGAGACGCTGGCGTCGACCCCGAGCGTGACGGCGCGCTCGATCCCCAGCCCGCCACGATACCGGCCGCGCCCCCCACTATCCGGACGGAGCGCGTATCGCTCCACGCGGAGCGGGTAGGCGTCTTCGAGCGCTTCGACTGGTGTGTTCAGCGTGTTCGTCATTCCGACCTGGACGCCGTCCATCCCGTCTCCGTCCGGCCGTGCGCCGGCTCCGCCCCCGATGGTCTCGTAGTAGGTGAACCCCTCATCGGTACCGTTTCCGCCGTTCCCCACATCGCCCCGGCTGCCGACGACGAGGTTGTTCATCGTTCCCTGGCCGGCCGCCGGCACGACGTCGGGCGCGGCCTCGGCGAGCGCGGCGAAGGTGACGTCGGTCACGCGCTGGCTGGTCTCGACGTTGCCCCCGACGACGGCGGCCGGCGGCTCGGGGTTCAGTAGAGACCGCTCGGGAGCTACGATGGAGGTCGGGTCGTAACACCCCGCGTTCGGCGGAATCTCGGGATCGGTGACGCATCGCAGGACGAAGTAGACGGCACTTTTGGCCACCGCGAGCGGCGCGTTCAGATTGCCCGGGACCTGGTCGGCCGTCCCCGCGAAATCGACGGTCGCTTCCTCGCCGTCGATCTCGACCGCGACTTCGATCGGCACGTTCTCGTCGGTCACACCGTCGCCTTCGAGCACGTCGCTCGCCGCGTAGGTGCCGTCCGGAAGATCCGCGATCTCGTCCGTCATCCGATCACAGGAGTAGTCGATCACGGCGTCGAACGCCGCGAGCAGCCGATCCCGGCCGTGGTCGTCGAGCAGCGCCCGGAGGCGCTCGCCGCCGCGTCGGTTGGCCGCGATCTGGGCGCGCAGGTCCGCCCGGCGCTCGCGGGGGTTCCGGACGTTCGCGAGCACGAGCGCCATCACGCGCTCGTCGATCTCGCCGCCAGCGACGAGTCGCGTGGGTGGCAGCCGGAGTCCTTCCTGGTGAATCTCGCGCGCGCCAGCGGGCATACTCCCCGGGGTCATGCCGCCGACGTCGGCGTGGTGGGCGCGCGAAACCGCGTAGCCGACGATTGCGTCCTCAGGAGAGGCGTTCGCGTCGCCGACTCCATCGCCTTCGCCGCTGGCGATCGGCGAGACCATCGTCACGTCCGGAAGATGGGTCCCACCGGTGAAGGGATCGTTGAGCACGAACACGTCGCCTGGCTCGGGATCGTGGTCGAGGACGGCGTCGACCGCCGCGGGCATCGCGCCGAGATGCACTGGAATGT
Coding sequences within it:
- the psmB gene encoding archaeal proteasome endopeptidase complex subunit beta, which produces MPQLPDGQELSLPGQQTTDGIYEPELGSLPEPDMDKGEMTKTGTTTVGLTTSEGVVLATDRRASLGNMVSSKQAQKIAEIHPRGALTISGAVSAAQALISNLRAEVDLYEARRGEEMSMQALSTLTSNFLRSGAFFIVHPILGGVDDEGSHIYSIDPSGSVMEEDYNATGSGSPFAYGVLEQQYEEGLSNDEAETVAAHAVKSAVERDTASGNGIIVSTITDEGVTTDEYESIDQVL
- a CDS encoding hydantoinase B/oxoprolinase family protein gives rise to the protein MTSTDTDGADELDAVTLEIVRNQLEGIADEMGSVLIRGAYSPNIKERQDCSTALFDSTGRLVAQAEHIPVHLGAMPAAVDAVLDHDPEPGDVFVLNDPFTGGTHLPDVTMVSPIASGEGDGVGDANASPEDAIVGYAVSRAHHADVGGMTPGSMPAGAREIHQEGLRLPPTRLVAGGEIDERVMALVLANVRNPRERRADLRAQIAANRRGGERLRALLDDHGRDRLLAAFDAVIDYSCDRMTDEIADLPDGTYAASDVLEGDGVTDENVPIEVAVEIDGEEATVDFAGTADQVPGNLNAPLAVAKSAVYFVLRCVTDPEIPPNAGCYDPTSIVAPERSLLNPEPPAAVVGGNVETSQRVTDVTFAALAEAAPDVVPAAGQGTMNNLVVGSRGDVGNGGNGTDEGFTYYETIGGGAGARPDGDGMDGVQVGMTNTLNTPVEALEDAYPLRVERYALRPDSGGRGRYRGGLGIERAVTLGVDASVSLLTERRRVAPRGIAGGEDGACGENLIDGEVVSAKTTREVAAGTTVIVWTPGGGGHGDPDERDPEPIEHDRQDGKTS
- the purM gene encoding phosphoribosylformylglycinamidine cyclo-ligase: MTEESDESPADTDEELTYAETGVDIEASEAATAALVGAVGSDADGEIEGDYAGLVDLGDRYLALATDGVGTKLLVAEAMDEYSTVGIDCIAMNANDLVAAGVEPVAFVDYLAVDEPDDATAAAIGEGLAAGAERADVALVGGETAVMPEVIRGLDIAGTCAGLAAESDLFDGAQAGDALVGFPSSGIHSNGLTLAREAATRAGEYTDPFPSDPDRTIGEVLLEPTRIYADLLDPLHDHAAHAAAHVTGGGWTNLSRMGAFRYEITDPLPVQDVFEFVEDAGNVGSEELYRTFNMGMGFVAALAPDDAQRLADATDGRVVGHVEDGSGVAVRDLELD
- a CDS encoding DUF7282 domain-containing protein — encoded protein: MRRIVAVAVCCVLVVGATPASAHGQHLSADAQYAENGTVVIESLFTATGGFLVLHADDGGEPGAPIGHAPIEYGYETGLAVNVSDDAWRDWNGSKTVWAVLHLDDGDGAFEPADDEPVPAFGGNAKQSFVVGKRASGQASVVASGFGSQPTNGSVTVERVALGRDGAVVVRSDQDGEPGAVVGRTALDAGVHENVTVDLDPSYYRDRDSRFGLWATVAERDSPIVVDGAPVASEFTVRKAGDEPGAGATTTTATSARPTSGASDASATEGSGFGLVAGVLAVAAVAVLASARRRRR
- a CDS encoding DUF555 domain-containing protein, which gives rise to MSDYLVALEAAWLVRDVEDVDDAIGVAVSEAGKRLNERDKSYVEVDVGATGCPACGEPFDSAFVAAGTAIVGLVLEIEIFNADGREHAQRIAKSEVGGALRDVPLDIVETIEHDPEDEEA
- a CDS encoding DUF7405 family protein — its product is MPPSLDRDLSRREFGKAAVALGGASALAACLDRFGQEEQEPVPSGVASLEQLPTRQHAWRDHIRLDDHGNSLLPRHQILLYLNLDADGPPGADARNTVSAALSTLDEAYERSHEGLIHSMAYSPAYFDRFESSLPDDLDLPPPRRLSAFEQPDLDDQDALLHLASDRPEVVLEADEALTGDRETANGVAVDASLTDVFSVDARRTGFIGAGMPAERQGKLEGIPDSGPVPEKSPLFMGFQAGFRKNQASEDYVTLKDGPFAGGTTKHVSNIRQRLDDWYGEQDFDERVMEMFSPTHAEEGLVEGVGNSLGADNGLTSAMIENTDEAAREFGRVGHAQKNARANRDPDGNVRLLRRHFESTDDDIASLHFPTLQRGIGEFEAVREAMNGADLTEQTPAVRQRVNNGILEYIFVEHRGNFLVPPMDLRVLPTPTGANR